Proteins encoded within one genomic window of Panacibacter microcysteis:
- a CDS encoding MotA/TolQ/ExbB proton channel family protein has translation MAETKPTATAAAKSSTSVQPVKKSNAISWIAPILCVAFGYIIWRFIIGNPDNFERPDTSGGFWPDNQGPKTALSRMYLGGIIVPLLIGCFLIVLTFVIERILTVSKASGKGSIPDFIRKVQYHLANKDVDKAMAECDRQKGSVGNVMKAGLRKYKEMISNTELDTEQKVLNIQKEVEEATALELPMLEKNLVFLSTLASVATLLGLLGTVVGMIKSFSALGDSGGGEAAQKLSEGISEALYNTALGIGTSAVSIIMYNVFTTKIDAVTYGIDESGFTLTQSFAANYK, from the coding sequence ATGGCTGAAACTAAACCAACTGCAACAGCAGCGGCAAAGAGTTCTACTTCCGTACAACCTGTTAAGAAGAGTAACGCAATTTCATGGATAGCTCCAATTTTGTGCGTGGCTTTCGGGTACATCATCTGGCGTTTTATTATTGGAAATCCTGACAATTTCGAAAGGCCTGATACATCAGGTGGTTTCTGGCCAGACAATCAGGGACCTAAAACAGCACTTTCAAGAATGTATTTGGGAGGTATCATTGTGCCTCTTTTGATCGGTTGTTTTCTAATTGTATTGACGTTTGTTATTGAAAGAATTCTCACAGTATCGAAAGCTTCAGGTAAAGGAAGCATTCCTGACTTTATCAGGAAAGTTCAATATCACCTTGCAAACAAAGATGTTGATAAAGCAATGGCTGAGTGCGACAGACAAAAAGGTTCTGTTGGTAACGTTATGAAAGCCGGTCTTCGCAAGTACAAAGAAATGATCTCAAACACAGAGCTTGATACCGAGCAAAAAGTATTGAATATTCAAAAAGAAGTAGAAGAAGCTACAGCACTGGAATTACCAATGCTTGAGAAAAACCTGGTGTTCCTCTCAACACTTGCTTCTGTTGCTACGCTTTTGGGTCTTTTAGGTACGGTGGTTGGTATGATCAAATCGTTCTCTGCGCTTGGTGATAGTGGTGGTGGTGAGGCTGCTCAGAAACTTTCTGAAGGTATATCTGAGGCACTTTATAATACTGCACTAGGTATCGGTACTTCAGCTGTATCAATTATTATGTACAACGTGTTTACAACAAAAATTGACGCGGTAACTTATGGTATTGATGAGTCTGGTTTTACTTTAACACAAAGCTTTGCTGCTAATTACAAATAA
- a CDS encoding ExbD/TolR family protein: protein MARPKIPRKSTSVDMTAMCDVAFLLLSFFILTTKFKPSEAVTVETPNSVASKIAPDKDVVMITLNKDGKVFLSTGDNSSDIQKKHDIISSVNESRNLGLSKTDIDALTKAPFIGVPVEQLAQQAKLQTDQMNDKTLPGIPAKDSTNNQMIDWMRAVSDVYQGTKVNLLLKGDNLAKYPSFKNVLTAFKKNKLFKFQMVTNPESVPQGSDLWKANMSGKAVE from the coding sequence ATGGCCAGACCGAAAATTCCGCGAAAGAGTACATCAGTCGACATGACTGCGATGTGTGATGTGGCCTTTCTGTTGCTGTCTTTCTTTATCCTTACCACGAAGTTTAAGCCTTCTGAGGCGGTAACGGTAGAAACACCTAATTCGGTGGCATCAAAAATTGCCCCGGATAAAGATGTGGTGATGATAACGCTTAACAAAGATGGAAAGGTATTCCTTTCAACAGGGGATAATTCATCAGACATTCAAAAAAAGCATGATATCATTTCTTCCGTAAATGAATCCAGAAATCTTGGTTTGTCTAAAACAGATATCGACGCGCTGACCAAAGCACCTTTCATTGGCGTGCCGGTGGAACAACTTGCTCAGCAGGCCAAATTGCAAACAGACCAGATGAATGACAAAACCTTGCCGGGCATACCTGCAAAAGACTCTACCAATAACCAGATGATCGACTGGATGAGAGCCGTTTCTGACGTATACCAGGGAACAAAGGTTAATCTTTTGCTGAAGGGTGATAATTTAGCTAAATACCCCTCATTTAAAAATGTTCTTACTGCTTTCAAAAAGAATAAGCTGTTCAAATTCCAGATGGTTACTAACCCGGAAAGTGTACCACAGGGTAGTGATCTATGGAAGGCTAATATGAGTGGTAAGGCTGTTGAGTAA
- a CDS encoding ExbD/TolR family protein, which produces MAEMDTSGGGKHKKGPGVKKGKKMSTRVDLTPMVDLGFLLITFFIFTTTMSQPTAMKLNLPDDSATPEEQNKAKESGAFTILLGKDNNVFFYEGMLQPDGSNFKSSNFKDIRSELIKKKQNTDTADLVVVIKPSDESNYKNVIDILDEMSINVIKRYALVDISPQEDELVKISEGGGAAAPPAGQ; this is translated from the coding sequence ATGGCAGAAATGGATACCTCGGGTGGGGGGAAACATAAAAAAGGCCCGGGAGTCAAGAAAGGTAAAAAGATGTCTACAAGGGTAGACCTTACGCCAATGGTTGATCTTGGTTTCCTGCTTATTACGTTTTTCATTTTCACCACGACAATGAGTCAGCCTACCGCTATGAAGTTGAACCTGCCGGACGACAGTGCTACACCGGAGGAACAAAATAAGGCGAAAGAATCTGGTGCATTCACCATTTTACTGGGCAAAGACAATAATGTTTTTTTCTACGAGGGTATGCTTCAACCTGACGGCTCCAACTTTAAATCTTCAAATTTTAAAGATATACGGAGTGAGCTGATCAAGAAAAAGCAAAATACAGACACCGCAGATCTCGTAGTGGTAATTAAACCAAGTGATGAGAGTAACTACAAAAATGTTATTGATATTTTAGACGAAATGTCAATTAATGTAATCAAAAGATATGCATTGGTTGATATCTCTCCACAAGAGGATGAACTTGTGAAAATCTCTGAAGGCGGCGGCGCTGCTGCACCTCCGGCAGGTCAATAA
- a CDS encoding energy transducer TonB codes for MDINKILNADILDIIFEGRNKEYGAYELRKTYKKRLTTAILSMVGVCLLVFVGVLLANVVKSDKPVQMLVQDVQLADVKQEEKKPEPPPPPPPPKVEPPKIEITKFTPPKIVKDEEVKEDEKPPEQEKLEETTIGTINQEGEKSDVVAPPVEQSTGVVEAPKVQAEDYDKEFKTVQIEAKFPGGAAAWQKYLQRNLNSEAPVENGAPPGNYTVIVSFLVDKNGNISEVQALNDPGYGTATEAIRVIKKGPAWTPAVQNGRNVIYRQKQSVTFQVAEG; via the coding sequence ATGGATATAAACAAAATCTTAAACGCCGACATTCTCGACATCATATTCGAAGGTCGAAATAAAGAATACGGTGCATATGAATTAAGAAAGACATATAAGAAACGCCTTACCACGGCTATCTTATCTATGGTTGGCGTTTGTTTACTCGTTTTTGTAGGCGTGTTACTTGCTAATGTTGTAAAGTCTGACAAACCGGTACAAATGCTTGTACAGGATGTTCAGCTTGCAGATGTTAAGCAGGAAGAGAAAAAGCCGGAGCCGCCTCCGCCGCCACCTCCTCCAAAAGTTGAACCGCCTAAAATTGAGATAACGAAGTTTACGCCTCCAAAAATTGTAAAGGATGAGGAAGTAAAAGAAGACGAGAAGCCACCAGAACAGGAAAAACTGGAAGAAACAACAATCGGTACTATTAACCAGGAAGGTGAAAAGTCTGATGTTGTTGCTCCACCGGTTGAACAAAGTACAGGCGTTGTGGAAGCTCCAAAAGTACAGGCAGAAGACTACGATAAAGAGTTTAAAACTGTACAGATTGAAGCCAAGTTTCCCGGTGGTGCCGCAGCATGGCAAAAATATCTGCAAAGAAACCTGAACAGTGAAGCGCCTGTTGAAAATGGTGCGCCTCCGGGTAACTACACAGTTATCGTTTCTTTCCTTGTAGATAAAAACGGTAACATATCTGAAGTTCAGGCATTGAATGATCCCGGTTATGGAACCGCTACAGAAGCTATACGCGTAATTAAGAAAGGGCCGGCCTGGACTCCCGCAGTGCAGAACGGACGTAACGTAATTTACCGTCAAAAGCAAAGTGTAACATTCCAGGTAGCAGAAGGATAA
- a CDS encoding M56 family metallopeptidase, translated as MQSILHSAFLQALGYAIFNSLWQVALLWLIVMLVNGLANLSASRKYYVAVTAQFAGFVWFLFTLQFYYAQCNTAISSLQSAGLAVNDYYFYEPIVHNFSSGVTYAIIKTEQLIPYLSAAYIVMLLFLAGRLIRALLYVKQIKTKGLSKPGVEWKLFVKRTADYLGIKKEVSLYFSGIISSPLTIGFLKPVILLPVASINHLSTDQLEAILLHELAHIRRADYLINIVLCTIETVLFFNPFTHLLGKFIKRERENSCDDWVLQFQYKPAMYAEALLRIATLQVQPAFTMQAAAKQELLPRVKRMLNQKEKNYQYRNHILAFLLITVMLTTVAWYTPPATNYKPAQQAATASEKKMMIEPLTANVENPFYNPFYYVFDNVVKQQIEKALTISGKNAALISATTADAMEKATPVAIKSVQSAYDEISKSLPGIQAEINKSLDEASMELVNLHIDDLTLADSPINIALNAPFIKDALAGIDWTAISNDLSKAKADISNNVNKDVVEKLRFKNLLKEITIQLSELSDDKKMKDQQKMRLKTQADEDQKEQELKIETLKKDAETQRKVHAKLQPLKVWSDIEREDVTTYGIDDTAVNNALFNSNATIQSNFPASLASPVSFNSEAPLTNVNVEPSPAETIPGSAVIIIQHDADNENSHIKHIIIKVAGTNGVTKTYRLSAEVYQ; from the coding sequence ATGCAAAGCATACTGCATTCTGCATTTTTACAGGCACTTGGTTATGCCATATTCAACAGCCTGTGGCAGGTAGCGCTGCTATGGCTTATTGTAATGCTGGTTAACGGCCTGGCAAACCTATCGGCTTCCAGGAAATATTATGTGGCTGTAACAGCGCAGTTTGCAGGTTTTGTCTGGTTTCTTTTTACGCTGCAATTCTACTACGCTCAGTGTAATACTGCAATATCTTCGTTACAATCTGCAGGTCTTGCGGTAAACGATTATTATTTCTATGAACCAATCGTACATAATTTTTCTTCTGGTGTAACATATGCCATCATTAAAACAGAACAACTCATTCCATATCTTTCGGCAGCCTACATTGTTATGCTGCTGTTTCTTGCAGGGCGCCTTATAAGAGCGCTCCTGTACGTTAAGCAAATAAAAACAAAAGGATTATCGAAACCGGGTGTGGAATGGAAATTATTTGTAAAACGTACCGCTGATTATTTAGGTATTAAAAAAGAGGTTTCTTTATATTTCTCCGGCATAATCTCGAGCCCTCTTACAATAGGCTTTTTAAAGCCGGTTATTTTGTTACCGGTTGCAAGCATCAATCACCTAAGTACAGATCAGCTGGAAGCTATATTGCTGCACGAGCTGGCACATATAAGAAGAGCAGATTACCTTATCAACATTGTACTCTGTACAATAGAAACTGTATTGTTCTTTAATCCCTTCACGCATTTATTGGGTAAGTTTATCAAACGTGAAAGAGAAAACAGTTGCGATGATTGGGTTCTGCAATTCCAGTACAAGCCTGCTATGTATGCCGAGGCGCTGTTACGAATTGCAACCCTGCAGGTACAACCTGCGTTTACTATGCAGGCAGCAGCCAAACAGGAATTACTGCCGCGGGTAAAAAGAATGCTTAACCAGAAAGAAAAAAACTACCAGTACCGCAATCATATACTTGCTTTTTTGCTTATAACAGTTATGCTAACGACAGTTGCATGGTATACTCCACCGGCAACAAATTATAAACCCGCTCAGCAAGCTGCTACAGCATCAGAAAAGAAAATGATGATCGAGCCTTTAACCGCCAACGTAGAAAATCCTTTTTATAACCCGTTTTATTATGTTTTCGACAATGTTGTTAAACAACAAATTGAGAAGGCACTGACTATTTCCGGGAAAAACGCGGCACTTATTTCTGCAACAACTGCAGATGCAATGGAAAAAGCTACACCGGTAGCCATAAAATCTGTTCAGTCTGCATATGATGAGATCAGTAAAAGCCTGCCAGGTATACAAGCAGAAATAAACAAATCGTTGGATGAAGCAAGCATGGAACTGGTAAACCTTCATATAGACGACCTTACGCTGGCAGATTCACCAATAAATATAGCATTGAACGCGCCTTTTATTAAGGATGCACTTGCCGGTATAGACTGGACAGCAATCAGCAACGATCTCAGCAAGGCAAAAGCAGATATCAGTAACAATGTAAACAAAGATGTGGTAGAAAAACTCCGTTTTAAAAACCTCCTGAAAGAAATTACGATCCAGTTATCTGAACTCTCTGATGATAAAAAAATGAAGGATCAGCAGAAAATGCGTTTGAAAACACAGGCCGACGAAGATCAGAAAGAACAGGAGCTAAAAATTGAAACACTGAAAAAGGATGCTGAAACACAGAGAAAAGTGCATGCCAAACTGCAGCCGCTCAAAGTATGGAGCGATATTGAAAGAGAAGATGTAACCACTTACGGCATTGATGACACTGCGGTGAACAATGCACTGTTTAACAGCAATGCAACAATACAAAGTAATTTTCCGGCCAGTCTTGCATCTCCGGTATCTTTTAATAGTGAGGCTCCGTTAACAAATGTCAACGTTGAACCTTCACCTGCGGAAACAATTCCGGGTTCAGCGGTCATCATCATTCAGCATGATGCTGACAATGAAAACAGCCATATCAAACATATAATTATTAAGGTTGCCGGCACTAATGGCGTTACCAAAACGTACAGGTTAAGTGCAGAAGTTTACCAGTAA
- a CDS encoding BlaI/MecI/CopY family transcriptional regulator, translating to MTSNKQIKPTEGELEILQVLWDKGSATVRDVHEHICQYKDSGYTTTLKLMQIMFEKGLVKRDDSSKTHVYKPNVSREKTQQQMLGKMVDSLFGGSASQLVMQALGNAQPSKAELEEIQQLLNNLKNTD from the coding sequence ATGACTAGCAACAAACAAATAAAACCTACTGAGGGTGAGCTGGAGATCTTGCAGGTTTTATGGGATAAAGGCAGCGCAACTGTAAGGGATGTGCATGAGCATATTTGTCAATACAAAGACAGCGGCTATACCACCACGCTCAAACTGATGCAGATCATGTTTGAAAAAGGCCTCGTAAAAAGAGATGACAGCAGCAAGACCCACGTGTACAAACCAAATGTAAGCCGGGAAAAAACACAGCAACAGATGCTGGGCAAAATGGTAGATTCTCTTTTTGGGGGTTCGGCTTCGCAACTGGTAATGCAGGCTTTGGGCAATGCGCAGCCAAGCAAAGCAGAACTGGAAGAAATTCAGCAATTGCTTAATAATCTTAAAAACACCGACTAA
- a CDS encoding isoamylase early set domain-containing protein encodes MVQKTYFKTKDYCKVKFSFSPENAETVEILGLNSDWENSVIMSKKKDGTFTADVSLPKNSKHEFKYRVNATEWLNEPEADEQQPNMFGGSNSVIIL; translated from the coding sequence ATGGTACAAAAAACATACTTCAAAACGAAAGACTATTGTAAAGTAAAATTTTCTTTTAGCCCTGAAAATGCAGAAACGGTTGAGATTTTAGGTCTTAACAGCGATTGGGAAAACTCCGTAATCATGAGCAAAAAGAAAGACGGCACTTTTACAGCAGATGTATCATTACCCAAAAACTCAAAACACGAGTTCAAATACCGTGTAAACGCCACCGAATGGCTGAATGAGCCTGAAGCAGACGAGCAGCAGCCAAATATGTTTGGAGGCAGCAACAGCGTTATTATTCTTTAA
- the mqnE gene encoding aminofutalosine synthase MqnE, whose amino-acid sequence MITLFVRAATHNFAKILIAMTHVQQIVNAAKDKELRSIGEKILARQRIGFDEGVTLFEKGSLAYLGALANWVRETMHGNKTYFNRNFHIEPTNVCVFSCAFCAYSRLYAKRDEGWELSIDQMVDMVKKYDGKPVTEVHIVGGVHPKMNLDFFSELLQKIKAHRPGLHIKAFTAVEFDYMFRKAKLSVQEGMNKLKAAGLDSIPGGGAEIFHPEIRQQICADKVDADGWLLIHKTAHQLGMHSNATLLYGHIEKYWHRIDHMERLRTLQDETHGFNTFIPLKFRNKDNDMSHVSESSVIEDMKMYAVSRLYMDNFPHLKAYWPMLGRQSAQLTLSFGVNDLDGTIDDTTKIYSMAGSEEQTPTLTTAQLVSLIKQAKREPVERDTLYNEIKNYLHTDITELEINPVYN is encoded by the coding sequence ATGATTACGTTGTTCGTTCGTGCGGCTACGCATAACTTTGCAAAAATTTTGATTGCAATGACACATGTGCAGCAGATCGTAAATGCCGCTAAAGACAAAGAACTAAGAAGCATAGGAGAAAAAATACTGGCCAGGCAGCGCATCGGGTTTGATGAAGGTGTAACCTTGTTTGAAAAAGGATCGCTGGCATACCTGGGTGCTTTGGCCAATTGGGTAAGAGAAACAATGCACGGCAACAAGACTTATTTCAACCGCAATTTTCATATAGAGCCAACCAATGTGTGCGTATTTTCCTGCGCATTCTGCGCTTACTCCAGGCTCTACGCAAAACGCGACGAAGGCTGGGAACTTAGTATAGACCAGATGGTTGACATGGTGAAAAAGTATGACGGTAAGCCGGTAACAGAAGTACATATTGTAGGTGGCGTGCACCCAAAAATGAACCTCGATTTCTTTAGTGAACTGCTGCAAAAAATTAAAGCACACAGGCCGGGCCTGCATATCAAAGCGTTTACCGCAGTTGAGTTTGATTACATGTTCCGCAAAGCCAAACTTTCAGTACAGGAAGGCATGAATAAACTAAAAGCCGCGGGTTTAGATTCTATACCCGGTGGTGGCGCAGAAATATTTCACCCGGAAATAAGACAACAGATATGTGCAGACAAAGTAGATGCAGATGGCTGGTTGTTGATTCATAAAACAGCACACCAGCTCGGTATGCACAGCAACGCTACTTTGCTGTATGGCCATATTGAAAAATACTGGCACCGTATAGACCACATGGAAAGGTTGAGAACACTACAAGATGAAACGCATGGCTTTAATACTTTCATACCACTAAAGTTTCGCAATAAGGATAACGATATGAGCCACGTAAGCGAAAGCAGCGTTATAGAGGATATGAAGATGTATGCCGTATCACGCCTTTACATGGACAATTTCCCGCATTTAAAAGCTTATTGGCCAATGCTGGGCAGACAAAGTGCCCAGTTAACACTTTCCTTTGGTGTAAACGATCTTGATGGAACAATAGATGACACTACGAAAATATATTCTATGGCAGGCAGTGAAGAACAAACGCCTACATTAACCACCGCTCAGCTTGTATCGTTGATAAAGCAGGCAAAACGGGAGCCTGTAGAGCGGGATACGCTTTATAATGAAATCAAAAATTACCTGCATACAGATATAACAGAGCTAGAAATAAACCCCGTATATAATTAA
- a CDS encoding ABC transporter permease: MNVASFIATRVAFTNQRTFSRFIIRLATAATALSVAAMILTLAFVNGFQHTVSNKVFSFWGHLHVQQYDRGKSMVAEETPMMQNDTVLQILHSTPGIHHIQPFATKSAVVEFNKEIEGILFKGVDDHYDFANMQSFLVDGSWLDFNDSLYSRQIVISKFISDELQIKVNDTINVYFISSENKSSSTRKLLVKGIFKSGIEEFDKTYAIGDIRLLRRVNNWQYNQIGGYELFLNNYKDIEKVDNTLYEGANQLPGTWISRSVKDIYPFIFDWLNIQDVNRNVIFTVMSIIAIINLVTCLLILVLERTRMVGVLKAIGANDWSIQQIFLYHAAIISAKGIGLGLVFGLGIGILEYYTGFIKLDETAYYVSSAPVEIIWWQVLLVCAGTLVVCFISLLLPTLFVKTVKPVKAIQFR; this comes from the coding sequence ATGAATGTTGCATCTTTTATAGCTACCCGTGTTGCGTTTACCAATCAACGAACTTTTTCCCGCTTTATCATAAGGCTGGCAACAGCAGCAACCGCATTAAGTGTGGCAGCCATGATACTTACACTGGCTTTTGTAAATGGTTTTCAACATACGGTAAGCAATAAGGTATTCAGCTTTTGGGGGCACCTGCATGTGCAGCAATACGACCGTGGCAAATCGATGGTTGCAGAAGAAACGCCCATGATGCAAAACGACACCGTTTTACAAATACTGCACAGTACGCCGGGTATCCATCACATTCAGCCTTTCGCTACCAAATCTGCAGTGGTAGAATTCAACAAAGAAATAGAGGGCATTTTATTCAAAGGTGTGGATGACCACTACGATTTTGCCAATATGCAGTCTTTTCTCGTGGATGGCAGCTGGCTGGACTTTAATGATTCATTGTACAGCAGGCAAATTGTGATCAGTAAGTTTATATCAGATGAGCTGCAGATAAAAGTAAACGACACCATCAATGTTTATTTTATTTCTTCTGAGAACAAAAGCAGCAGTACCAGGAAACTTTTAGTAAAAGGTATTTTTAAATCGGGCATAGAAGAGTTTGATAAAACATACGCCATTGGCGATATACGCTTACTTAGAAGGGTGAACAACTGGCAATACAACCAGATTGGCGGCTATGAACTTTTTTTGAATAACTACAAAGACATTGAAAAGGTTGACAATACTTTGTACGAAGGAGCCAACCAGTTGCCCGGCACATGGATCAGCCGCTCGGTAAAAGATATTTACCCGTTTATTTTCGACTGGCTAAACATACAGGATGTAAACCGCAATGTAATTTTTACGGTTATGTCGATCATTGCCATTATAAACCTGGTTACATGTTTACTCATTCTTGTGCTTGAACGTACAAGAATGGTAGGCGTATTAAAAGCAATTGGTGCAAACGATTGGAGCATACAGCAAATATTTTTGTACCATGCCGCAATTATCTCTGCCAAAGGTATTGGCCTTGGTTTGGTCTTTGGTTTGGGCATCGGTATTCTTGAATATTATACCGGTTTTATCAAACTCGATGAAACCGCTTACTATGTGTCCAGCGCGCCTGTAGAGATCATCTGGTGGCAGGTATTGCTCGTTTGCGCCGGTACGCTGGTGGTTTGTTTTATCTCTCTATTGTTGCCAACACTTTTCGTAAAAACAGTAAAACCTGTTAAGGCCATACAATTCAGGTAA
- a CDS encoding NADH-quinone oxidoreductase subunit N codes for MMYDFFILLKQELVITVIIFVLLFVKLGTSERSNNNILNIANILLLVNVLSGFVYTKEGTLFDSMFTTNYLFILEKNILNLGTFLTGMLAYPWLKNHKHIPEFYILLLATLLGMFFMISSGNVLMFYLGLELSTIPLAAIVNFDLGKRRSSEAAMKLIISSAFSSALLLLGISLLYGTTGSLDYESIAAKADGSALQAFSVILLISAFAFKISIVPFHLWTADVYEGAPATITAYLAVVSKAAFVFVFTAVLYNVFKAYSTLWYNVLFVLSITTMIIGNLFAIRQNNFKRFLAFSSVAQVGFILVGISGSNQVATASVIYFILIYLFSSLAAFAVITLADAAADRENISDYRSLYTNNKFLSWVLAIAMFSLAGVPPTAGFFGKFFLLMAGAGKGNYLLVGVAAANIVVSFYYYLKVVRTIFMEINDTPPGAIAIPFVSKIVMVICLAGILLTGFISWIHHYIYSLSFGF; via the coding sequence ATGATGTATGACTTTTTCATTTTACTGAAACAGGAGCTGGTGATTACTGTCATCATCTTCGTGCTGCTTTTCGTTAAGCTTGGAACCAGTGAAAGGAGTAATAACAACATTTTGAATATTGCCAATATTTTACTACTGGTGAATGTATTGTCTGGCTTTGTCTATACCAAAGAGGGAACATTATTCGACAGCATGTTTACTACCAACTACCTGTTTATCCTCGAAAAAAACATTCTGAACCTGGGCACTTTTCTCACAGGCATGCTGGCTTATCCCTGGCTAAAAAATCATAAGCATATCCCTGAATTTTACATATTGCTTCTGGCCACTTTGCTTGGTATGTTTTTTATGATCTCTTCGGGCAATGTGCTCATGTTTTATCTTGGCCTCGAACTTTCCACCATTCCACTGGCAGCCATAGTAAACTTCGACCTCGGCAAACGCCGCTCTTCTGAAGCAGCCATGAAGCTGATCATTTCGTCTGCTTTTTCGTCGGCGCTTTTATTGTTGGGCATTTCATTATTGTATGGCACAACCGGGAGCCTGGACTACGAATCCATCGCTGCAAAGGCCGACGGAAGTGCACTCCAGGCCTTTTCTGTTATATTACTGATCAGCGCTTTTGCTTTTAAAATATCGATTGTACCCTTTCATTTATGGACGGCAGATGTGTATGAAGGGGCGCCAGCAACCATTACAGCTTACCTGGCTGTTGTTTCCAAAGCAGCATTTGTATTTGTTTTTACAGCCGTGTTATACAATGTTTTTAAAGCATACAGCACGTTATGGTATAATGTACTTTTTGTGTTAAGTATTACTACAATGATCATTGGAAACCTGTTTGCCATCAGGCAAAATAACTTCAAAAGATTCCTGGCTTTTTCATCTGTAGCGCAGGTTGGTTTTATACTGGTAGGTATATCAGGTTCAAACCAGGTTGCTACTGCATCTGTCATTTACTTTATACTGATCTACTTATTCTCAAGCCTGGCTGCATTTGCCGTCATTACGCTGGCAGATGCTGCTGCAGACAGGGAAAACATTAGTGATTACAGAAGTTTGTACACCAATAATAAATTCTTGTCGTGGGTATTGGCTATTGCTATGTTTTCACTGGCGGGTGTACCCCCTACTGCAGGCTTTTTTGGCAAATTCTTTTTATTGATGGCCGGTGCAGGCAAAGGCAATTATCTACTCGTTGGTGTGGCTGCGGCAAACATTGTGGTGTCATTTTATTACTACCTGAAAGTGGTAAGAACTATTTTCATGGAAATAAACGATACACCGCCTGGAGCAATAGCTATTCCTTTTGTATCGAAAATTGTGATGGTGATTTGTCTTGCCGGCATATTACTAACCGGTTTCATAAGCTGGATACACCATTATATTTATTCACTCAGTTTTGGCTTTTAA